In Nematostella vectensis chromosome 11, jaNemVect1.1, whole genome shotgun sequence, a genomic segment contains:
- the LOC5500946 gene encoding sorbin and SH3 domain-containing protein 1 homolog isoform X3, translating to MEEPKVVTKAVFSFETKAESKQGSEMPQSSGPYTTEDIIGPFVSKTVYKPAQDVPSYATLPRGQAYKGDVDENYNVSTFPQDSFRNEWDPNMISNLTRTPEPIRILESNESMRAASSTTTDAAPVQVRAPNDPRGFTDKPRPIGRGGRRYDDSSEGYNPQLTSFGSEEEFENTLPNGDIQSSSQQTRNVSQRPPAMNQFRKQKDQAAIEATREPKPLPKKIPPPPPMKPERKYIGMHMQEVGPQRPAIQRGNKWYKEMFKEMHASAGTSSNLTALLASDAQKSDNLDSELPGRGEEDIFGRPRHQPHDDYVHPVDTGLVQAAPKQSWSPAPQRRSTSSGSEGSGHGAPAWYREVHRGSDDGYGGHRKQSSYDSGDELQKYIPQPHAPVIANKPAAYQPPLARSAADRRQQMSHSPVTIQQEMSSKPPSATSLYESRFRGGGAPERTRKASEELQVKYQPPSDDELIRQREEEAWRKREEEEEMRKNRELEQLKEMQRKQEEERRRRQREAEIQRQKEAAAEQARKVAERPQFFAMALYSFTAQSEKELSFKKGDYIIVKRQIDRNWIEGEVNGRIGIFPTNYVELRPIEDEDEPDDAPPSPYVPVNGEAGVKYTFKAESPRELSVAKGEIVCLLRRVDANWYEASVGNQKGIVPTQYLEIHKEPGVVPKTSVSSPRDLEPPKAARVERVAPSTQEFREPARVTPSHEQQPKQTYGEPIRVPVQQARPSPKTQYKEPEPAIVPAQAVPDEHELHMSFMEGERFKAMYGYSPQNEDELPLEEGEEVFVLEKCDDGWFVGHSTRTGLFGTFPGNYVVPL from the exons ATGGAGGAACCAAAAGTGGTCACAAAGGCTGTTTTCTCATTTGAAAC CAAGGCAGAGTCCAAACAAGGATCTGAGATGCCCCAGTCATCAGGGCCATATACTACAGAGGACATCATAGGGCCGTTTGTATCCAAAACAGTGTACAAACCAGCCCAGGATGTCCCATCTTATGCCACACTGCCGCGGGGGCAAGCTTACAAAGGGGATGTGGATGAAAACTACAATGTCAGCACTTTCCCTCAAG atTCATTTAGAAATGAGTGGGACCCAAATATGATCTCAAATCTTACTCGGACGCCAGAGCCAATAAGGATACTGGAATCAAATGAGTCTATGAGAGCAGCATCCTCGACAACCACCG ATGCTGCCCCAGTCCAGGTCAGAGCTCCGAATGACCCCCGTGGATTCACAGACAAGCCCCGCCCAATAGGGAGGGGTGGCAGAAG atATGATGATTCTTCAGAGGGATATAACCCACA GTTGACATCATTTGGATCTGAAGAAGAGTTTGAGAATACTCTCCCCAATGGTGATATCCAAAGCTCCTCCCAGCAAACTCGTAACGTATCACAACGACCACCCGCAATGAACCAGTTTAGAAAGCAGAAAGACCAAGCTGCTATTGAAG CAACGAGAGAACCCAAGCCCCTCCCTAAGAAAATTCCTCCCCCTCCACCAATGAAACCGGAGCGAAAGTATATTGGCATGCATATGCAGGAAGTTGGCCCCCAGAGACCG GCTATACAAAGAGGGAATAAATGGTACAAAGAGATGTTTAAAGAGATGCATGCTAGCGCTGGAA CATCATCTAACCTAACAGCCTTACTGGCCAGTGATGCCCAAAAGTCCGATAACCTAGACAGTGAGCTCCCTGGGAGAGGTGAAGAGGACATCTTTGGACGCCCTCGACATCAGCCACACGATGACTATGTCCATCCTGTTGATACGGGTCTGGTACAGGCAGCGCCCAAGCAGTCTTGGAGTCCCGCCCCCCAGCGCCGCAGCACAAGTAGCGGCTCCGAGGGATCTGGTCATGGTGCTCCGGCATGGTACAGGGAAGTTCATCGCGGATctgatgatggttatggtggcCACAGGAAACAGTCCTCTTATG aCTCTGGAGATGAGCTGCAAAAATACATTCCACAACCCCATGCACCAGTCATTGCTAATAAACCGGCTGCTTACCAACCCCCCCTGGCCAGGTCTGCTGCCGATAGGAGACAACAGATGTCTCACTCCCCTGTCACGATACAACAAGAGATGAGTAGCAAGCCACCATCAGCAACAAGTCTCTATGAGAGTAGATTCAGGGGTGGTGGAGCACCT GAGAGGACTCGCAAAGCTTCTGAAGAACTTCAAGTAAAATACCAACCTCCCTCGGATGATGAACTGATCAGACAGAGAGAAGAAGAGGCGTGGCGAAAACGAGAAGAGGAAGAAGAGATGCGAAAGAACCGAGAGCTAGAGCAGTTAAAGGAAATGCAAAGGAAACAG GAGGAGGAGCGAAGAAGACGGCAGCGTGAAGCTGAGATCCAAAGACAGAAGGAAGCAGCAGCAGAACAAGCTAGAAAAGTAGCTGAGCGACCACAGTTCTTTGCTATGGCTTTATACAGCTTCACTGCTCAGAGCGAAAA GGAGTTATCATTTAAGAAAGGTGACTACATCATTGTGAAGAGGCAAATCGACAGGAACTGGATTGAGGGGGAGGTCAATGGCAGAATAGGAATATTCCCAACAAACTATGTAGAG ctGCGACCAATTGAAGATGAGGATGAGCCGGACGATGCTCCTCCCAGCCCGTATGTCCCTGTTAATGGAGAAGCCGGGGTCAAGTACACCTTCAAGGCAGAGTCTCCAAGGGAGCTCTCAGTTGCTAAG GGTGAAATAGTCTGCCTCCTTAGACGGGTTGATGCCAACTGGTATGAAGCATCTGTTGGCAACCAGAAGGGAATTGTACCCACACAATATCTAGAG ATCCACAAAGAGCCAGGAGTTGTCCCTAAAACCAGCGTATCTTCACCAAGAG ATTTAGAACCTCCAAAGGCAGCCCGAGTTGAAAGGGTAGCGCCGTCCACTCAG GAATTTAGAGAACCAGCAAGAGTGACCCCAAGTCACGAACAGCAGCCAAAGCAAAC ATATggtgagccaatcagagtacCAGTACAGCAGGCTCGCCCCAGTCCTAAAACTCAGTACAAAGAGCCAGAGCCCGCAATCGTACCTGCACAAGCTGTCCCTGACGAACACGAATTACACATGTCATTCATGGAGGGAGAAAGGTTCAAGGCCATGTATGGGTATTCGCCTCAGAATGAGGACGAGTTGCCCCTGGAGGAAGGAGAAGAGGTTTTTGTGCTTGAAAAGTGTGATGATGGATGGTTTGTTGGTCACTCCACGCGAACTGGTCTGTTTGGTACATTTCCAGGGAACTACGTGGTGCCATTAT GA
- the LOC5500946 gene encoding sorbin and SH3 domain-containing protein 1 homolog isoform X1 yields MASSEVFQVVLSGGAPWGFRLQGGKDFRAPLKIAKVEQGSKAERAGIRPNLYVRSINNDPCENMSHGDALNNIKRTGTNLNLLLCNKAESKQGSEMPQSSGPYTTEDIIGPFVSKTVYKPAQDVPSYATLPRGQAYKGDVDENYNVSTFPQDSFRNEWDPNMISNLTRTPEPIRILESNESMRAASSTTTDAAPVQVRAPNDPRGFTDKPRPIGRGGRRYDDSSEGYNPQLTSFGSEEEFENTLPNGDIQSSSQQTRNVSQRPPAMNQFRKQKDQAAIEATREPKPLPKKIPPPPPMKPERKYIGMHMQEVGPQRPAIQRGNKWYKEMFKEMHASAGTSSNLTALLASDAQKSDNLDSELPGRGEEDIFGRPRHQPHDDYVHPVDTGLVQAAPKQSWSPAPQRRSTSSGSEGSGHGAPAWYREVHRGSDDGYGGHRKQSSYDSGDELQKYIPQPHAPVIANKPAAYQPPLARSAADRRQQMSHSPVTIQQEMSSKPPSATSLYESRFRGGGAPERTRKASEELQVKYQPPSDDELIRQREEEAWRKREEEEEMRKNRELEQLKEMQRKQEEERRRRQREAEIQRQKEAAAEQARKVAERPQFFAMALYSFTAQSEKELSFKKGDYIIVKRQIDRNWIEGEVNGRIGIFPTNYVELRPIEDEDEPDDAPPSPYVPVNGEAGVKYTFKAESPRELSVAKGEIVCLLRRVDANWYEASVGNQKGIVPTQYLEIHKEPGVVPKTSVSSPRDLEPPKAARVERVAPSTQEFREPARVTPSHEQQPKQTYGEPIRVPVQQARPSPKTQYKEPEPAIVPAQAVPDEHELHMSFMEGERFKAMYGYSPQNEDELPLEEGEEVFVLEKCDDGWFVGHSTRTGLFGTFPGNYVVPL; encoded by the exons ATGGCGTCTAGCGAAGTTTTCCAAGTCGTCCTGTCCGGAGGAGCTCCTTGGGGTTTTCGGCTTCAGGGAGGCAAGGATTTTAGGGCTCCTCTGAAAATAGCGAAG GTTGAACAAGGCAGTAAGGCTGAAAGGGCTGGAATCCGCCCAAATTTGTATGTCCGGTCCATAAACAATGACCCCTGTGAAAATATGTCGCATGGCGATGCCCTCAATAATATCAAGAGAACTGGGACAAATCTCAACCTGCTGCTTTGCAA CAAGGCAGAGTCCAAACAAGGATCTGAGATGCCCCAGTCATCAGGGCCATATACTACAGAGGACATCATAGGGCCGTTTGTATCCAAAACAGTGTACAAACCAGCCCAGGATGTCCCATCTTATGCCACACTGCCGCGGGGGCAAGCTTACAAAGGGGATGTGGATGAAAACTACAATGTCAGCACTTTCCCTCAAG atTCATTTAGAAATGAGTGGGACCCAAATATGATCTCAAATCTTACTCGGACGCCAGAGCCAATAAGGATACTGGAATCAAATGAGTCTATGAGAGCAGCATCCTCGACAACCACCG ATGCTGCCCCAGTCCAGGTCAGAGCTCCGAATGACCCCCGTGGATTCACAGACAAGCCCCGCCCAATAGGGAGGGGTGGCAGAAG atATGATGATTCTTCAGAGGGATATAACCCACA GTTGACATCATTTGGATCTGAAGAAGAGTTTGAGAATACTCTCCCCAATGGTGATATCCAAAGCTCCTCCCAGCAAACTCGTAACGTATCACAACGACCACCCGCAATGAACCAGTTTAGAAAGCAGAAAGACCAAGCTGCTATTGAAG CAACGAGAGAACCCAAGCCCCTCCCTAAGAAAATTCCTCCCCCTCCACCAATGAAACCGGAGCGAAAGTATATTGGCATGCATATGCAGGAAGTTGGCCCCCAGAGACCG GCTATACAAAGAGGGAATAAATGGTACAAAGAGATGTTTAAAGAGATGCATGCTAGCGCTGGAA CATCATCTAACCTAACAGCCTTACTGGCCAGTGATGCCCAAAAGTCCGATAACCTAGACAGTGAGCTCCCTGGGAGAGGTGAAGAGGACATCTTTGGACGCCCTCGACATCAGCCACACGATGACTATGTCCATCCTGTTGATACGGGTCTGGTACAGGCAGCGCCCAAGCAGTCTTGGAGTCCCGCCCCCCAGCGCCGCAGCACAAGTAGCGGCTCCGAGGGATCTGGTCATGGTGCTCCGGCATGGTACAGGGAAGTTCATCGCGGATctgatgatggttatggtggcCACAGGAAACAGTCCTCTTATG aCTCTGGAGATGAGCTGCAAAAATACATTCCACAACCCCATGCACCAGTCATTGCTAATAAACCGGCTGCTTACCAACCCCCCCTGGCCAGGTCTGCTGCCGATAGGAGACAACAGATGTCTCACTCCCCTGTCACGATACAACAAGAGATGAGTAGCAAGCCACCATCAGCAACAAGTCTCTATGAGAGTAGATTCAGGGGTGGTGGAGCACCT GAGAGGACTCGCAAAGCTTCTGAAGAACTTCAAGTAAAATACCAACCTCCCTCGGATGATGAACTGATCAGACAGAGAGAAGAAGAGGCGTGGCGAAAACGAGAAGAGGAAGAAGAGATGCGAAAGAACCGAGAGCTAGAGCAGTTAAAGGAAATGCAAAGGAAACAG GAGGAGGAGCGAAGAAGACGGCAGCGTGAAGCTGAGATCCAAAGACAGAAGGAAGCAGCAGCAGAACAAGCTAGAAAAGTAGCTGAGCGACCACAGTTCTTTGCTATGGCTTTATACAGCTTCACTGCTCAGAGCGAAAA GGAGTTATCATTTAAGAAAGGTGACTACATCATTGTGAAGAGGCAAATCGACAGGAACTGGATTGAGGGGGAGGTCAATGGCAGAATAGGAATATTCCCAACAAACTATGTAGAG ctGCGACCAATTGAAGATGAGGATGAGCCGGACGATGCTCCTCCCAGCCCGTATGTCCCTGTTAATGGAGAAGCCGGGGTCAAGTACACCTTCAAGGCAGAGTCTCCAAGGGAGCTCTCAGTTGCTAAG GGTGAAATAGTCTGCCTCCTTAGACGGGTTGATGCCAACTGGTATGAAGCATCTGTTGGCAACCAGAAGGGAATTGTACCCACACAATATCTAGAG ATCCACAAAGAGCCAGGAGTTGTCCCTAAAACCAGCGTATCTTCACCAAGAG ATTTAGAACCTCCAAAGGCAGCCCGAGTTGAAAGGGTAGCGCCGTCCACTCAG GAATTTAGAGAACCAGCAAGAGTGACCCCAAGTCACGAACAGCAGCCAAAGCAAAC ATATggtgagccaatcagagtacCAGTACAGCAGGCTCGCCCCAGTCCTAAAACTCAGTACAAAGAGCCAGAGCCCGCAATCGTACCTGCACAAGCTGTCCCTGACGAACACGAATTACACATGTCATTCATGGAGGGAGAAAGGTTCAAGGCCATGTATGGGTATTCGCCTCAGAATGAGGACGAGTTGCCCCTGGAGGAAGGAGAAGAGGTTTTTGTGCTTGAAAAGTGTGATGATGGATGGTTTGTTGGTCACTCCACGCGAACTGGTCTGTTTGGTACATTTCCAGGGAACTACGTGGTGCCATTAT GA
- the LOC5500945 gene encoding rRNA-processing protein efg1 isoform X1 codes for MAPTKTHLRHTSPKNHLPKKTKNRKKSLRDQLRSVQRLLRQENLPANMRVAQERILNMLEKELRDKAKEDRDKKIAKKYKMVKFFELRKVQRKYNNCKKNLDTCTEDHERKSLEEELKQIQQQWNYVTYFPTEMKYISLFPPTPCNSEEAIKKKDKIFKMINEKVESGEFREAYDMMASPGKDKVQGKKKSPGKLLNLNMSGDDNDQETAKQVLEDDFFIDTKPNVLKDKEDHKPEKSSRHKDTKSKPTPAALSSLENRDRKVKRLKDNREVEASKKIKKDKKHKKTHQNLCF; via the exons ATGGCTCCCACTAAGACGCATCTAAGACATACTTCCCCGAAAAACCACCTTCCAAAAAAGACGAAGAACCGTAAGAAATCTCTCAGGGATCAGCTAAGAAGCGTGCAGCGGCTTTTGCGACAG GAAAACCTTCCTGCCAACATGAGAGTCGCTCAAGAACGCATTCTGAACATGCTTGAGAAAGAGCTAAGGGATAAAGCCAAGGAGGACAGGGACAAAAAAATAgcgaaaaaatacaaaatggtgAAGTTCTTCG AGCTTAGAAAAGTCCAGAGAAAGTATAACAATTGCAAGAAGAATCTTGACACATGTACTGAGGACCATGAAAG AAAGTCACTTGAAGAAGAACTCAAGCAAATTCAGCAACAATGGAATTATGTCACA TACTTTCCAACAGAGATGAAATACATTTCTCTTTTTCCACCTACACCTTGCAATAGTGAAGAGGCCATCAAAAAGAAAG ATAAGATATTCAAGATGATAAATGAAAAGGTTGAGAGTGGTGAATTTAGGGAGGCGTATGATATGATGGCATCACCAGGAAAAGATAAAGTCCAAGGCAAGAAGAAATCGCCTGGAAAGCTGCTGAACTTGAATATGTCTGGAGACGACAATGATCAAG AAACTGCCAAGCAAGTGCTTGAAGATGACTTTTTCATTGACACAAAGCCAAATGTGCTAAAAGATAAAGAAG ATCACAAGCCTGAAAAATCCTCTAGGCACAAAGATACTAAATCCAAACCCACACCAGCAGCCTTG AGCTCCTTAGAAAACCGTGACCGCAAGGTAAAGAGGCTGAAAGATAATAGAGAAGTGGAGGCTTCAAAGAAAATCAAGAAAGACAAGAAGCACAAGAAAACACACCAGAACCTATGCTTCTAA
- the LOC5500945 gene encoding rRNA-processing protein efg1 isoform X2: MAPTKTHLRHTSPKNHLPKKTKNRKKSLRDQLRSVQRLLRQENLPANMRVAQERILNMLEKELRDKAKEDRDKKIAKKYKMVKFFELRKVQRKYNNCKKNLDTCTEDHERKSLEEELKQIQQQWNYVTYFPTEMKYISLFPPTPCNSEEAIKKKDKIFKMINEKVESGEFREAYDMMASPGKDKVQGKKKSPGKLLNLNMSGDDNDQETAKQVLEDDFFIDTKPNVLKDKEELLRKP; the protein is encoded by the exons ATGGCTCCCACTAAGACGCATCTAAGACATACTTCCCCGAAAAACCACCTTCCAAAAAAGACGAAGAACCGTAAGAAATCTCTCAGGGATCAGCTAAGAAGCGTGCAGCGGCTTTTGCGACAG GAAAACCTTCCTGCCAACATGAGAGTCGCTCAAGAACGCATTCTGAACATGCTTGAGAAAGAGCTAAGGGATAAAGCCAAGGAGGACAGGGACAAAAAAATAgcgaaaaaatacaaaatggtgAAGTTCTTCG AGCTTAGAAAAGTCCAGAGAAAGTATAACAATTGCAAGAAGAATCTTGACACATGTACTGAGGACCATGAAAG AAAGTCACTTGAAGAAGAACTCAAGCAAATTCAGCAACAATGGAATTATGTCACA TACTTTCCAACAGAGATGAAATACATTTCTCTTTTTCCACCTACACCTTGCAATAGTGAAGAGGCCATCAAAAAGAAAG ATAAGATATTCAAGATGATAAATGAAAAGGTTGAGAGTGGTGAATTTAGGGAGGCGTATGATATGATGGCATCACCAGGAAAAGATAAAGTCCAAGGCAAGAAGAAATCGCCTGGAAAGCTGCTGAACTTGAATATGTCTGGAGACGACAATGATCAAG AAACTGCCAAGCAAGTGCTTGAAGATGACTTTTTCATTGACACAAAGCCAAATGTGCTAAAAGATAAAGAAG AGCTCCTTAGAAAACCGTGA
- the LOC5500946 gene encoding sorbin and SH3 domain-containing protein 1 homolog isoform X2, which produces MASSEVFQVVLSGGAPWGFRLQGGKDFRAPLKIAKVEQGSKAERAGIRPNLYVRSINNDPCENMSHGDALNNIKRTGTNLNLLLCNKAESKQGSEMPQSSGPYTTEDIIGPFVSKTVYKPAQDVPSYATLPRGQAYKGDVDENYNVSTFPQDSFRNEWDPNMISNLTRTPEPIRILESNESMRAASSTTTDAAPVQVRAPNDPRGFTDKPRPIGRGGRRLTSFGSEEEFENTLPNGDIQSSSQQTRNVSQRPPAMNQFRKQKDQAAIEATREPKPLPKKIPPPPPMKPERKYIGMHMQEVGPQRPAIQRGNKWYKEMFKEMHASAGTSSNLTALLASDAQKSDNLDSELPGRGEEDIFGRPRHQPHDDYVHPVDTGLVQAAPKQSWSPAPQRRSTSSGSEGSGHGAPAWYREVHRGSDDGYGGHRKQSSYDSGDELQKYIPQPHAPVIANKPAAYQPPLARSAADRRQQMSHSPVTIQQEMSSKPPSATSLYESRFRGGGAPERTRKASEELQVKYQPPSDDELIRQREEEAWRKREEEEEMRKNRELEQLKEMQRKQEEERRRRQREAEIQRQKEAAAEQARKVAERPQFFAMALYSFTAQSEKELSFKKGDYIIVKRQIDRNWIEGEVNGRIGIFPTNYVELRPIEDEDEPDDAPPSPYVPVNGEAGVKYTFKAESPRELSVAKGEIVCLLRRVDANWYEASVGNQKGIVPTQYLEIHKEPGVVPKTSVSSPRDLEPPKAARVERVAPSTQEFREPARVTPSHEQQPKQTYGEPIRVPVQQARPSPKTQYKEPEPAIVPAQAVPDEHELHMSFMEGERFKAMYGYSPQNEDELPLEEGEEVFVLEKCDDGWFVGHSTRTGLFGTFPGNYVVPL; this is translated from the exons ATGGCGTCTAGCGAAGTTTTCCAAGTCGTCCTGTCCGGAGGAGCTCCTTGGGGTTTTCGGCTTCAGGGAGGCAAGGATTTTAGGGCTCCTCTGAAAATAGCGAAG GTTGAACAAGGCAGTAAGGCTGAAAGGGCTGGAATCCGCCCAAATTTGTATGTCCGGTCCATAAACAATGACCCCTGTGAAAATATGTCGCATGGCGATGCCCTCAATAATATCAAGAGAACTGGGACAAATCTCAACCTGCTGCTTTGCAA CAAGGCAGAGTCCAAACAAGGATCTGAGATGCCCCAGTCATCAGGGCCATATACTACAGAGGACATCATAGGGCCGTTTGTATCCAAAACAGTGTACAAACCAGCCCAGGATGTCCCATCTTATGCCACACTGCCGCGGGGGCAAGCTTACAAAGGGGATGTGGATGAAAACTACAATGTCAGCACTTTCCCTCAAG atTCATTTAGAAATGAGTGGGACCCAAATATGATCTCAAATCTTACTCGGACGCCAGAGCCAATAAGGATACTGGAATCAAATGAGTCTATGAGAGCAGCATCCTCGACAACCACCG ATGCTGCCCCAGTCCAGGTCAGAGCTCCGAATGACCCCCGTGGATTCACAGACAAGCCCCGCCCAATAGGGAGGGGTGGCAGAAG GTTGACATCATTTGGATCTGAAGAAGAGTTTGAGAATACTCTCCCCAATGGTGATATCCAAAGCTCCTCCCAGCAAACTCGTAACGTATCACAACGACCACCCGCAATGAACCAGTTTAGAAAGCAGAAAGACCAAGCTGCTATTGAAG CAACGAGAGAACCCAAGCCCCTCCCTAAGAAAATTCCTCCCCCTCCACCAATGAAACCGGAGCGAAAGTATATTGGCATGCATATGCAGGAAGTTGGCCCCCAGAGACCG GCTATACAAAGAGGGAATAAATGGTACAAAGAGATGTTTAAAGAGATGCATGCTAGCGCTGGAA CATCATCTAACCTAACAGCCTTACTGGCCAGTGATGCCCAAAAGTCCGATAACCTAGACAGTGAGCTCCCTGGGAGAGGTGAAGAGGACATCTTTGGACGCCCTCGACATCAGCCACACGATGACTATGTCCATCCTGTTGATACGGGTCTGGTACAGGCAGCGCCCAAGCAGTCTTGGAGTCCCGCCCCCCAGCGCCGCAGCACAAGTAGCGGCTCCGAGGGATCTGGTCATGGTGCTCCGGCATGGTACAGGGAAGTTCATCGCGGATctgatgatggttatggtggcCACAGGAAACAGTCCTCTTATG aCTCTGGAGATGAGCTGCAAAAATACATTCCACAACCCCATGCACCAGTCATTGCTAATAAACCGGCTGCTTACCAACCCCCCCTGGCCAGGTCTGCTGCCGATAGGAGACAACAGATGTCTCACTCCCCTGTCACGATACAACAAGAGATGAGTAGCAAGCCACCATCAGCAACAAGTCTCTATGAGAGTAGATTCAGGGGTGGTGGAGCACCT GAGAGGACTCGCAAAGCTTCTGAAGAACTTCAAGTAAAATACCAACCTCCCTCGGATGATGAACTGATCAGACAGAGAGAAGAAGAGGCGTGGCGAAAACGAGAAGAGGAAGAAGAGATGCGAAAGAACCGAGAGCTAGAGCAGTTAAAGGAAATGCAAAGGAAACAG GAGGAGGAGCGAAGAAGACGGCAGCGTGAAGCTGAGATCCAAAGACAGAAGGAAGCAGCAGCAGAACAAGCTAGAAAAGTAGCTGAGCGACCACAGTTCTTTGCTATGGCTTTATACAGCTTCACTGCTCAGAGCGAAAA GGAGTTATCATTTAAGAAAGGTGACTACATCATTGTGAAGAGGCAAATCGACAGGAACTGGATTGAGGGGGAGGTCAATGGCAGAATAGGAATATTCCCAACAAACTATGTAGAG ctGCGACCAATTGAAGATGAGGATGAGCCGGACGATGCTCCTCCCAGCCCGTATGTCCCTGTTAATGGAGAAGCCGGGGTCAAGTACACCTTCAAGGCAGAGTCTCCAAGGGAGCTCTCAGTTGCTAAG GGTGAAATAGTCTGCCTCCTTAGACGGGTTGATGCCAACTGGTATGAAGCATCTGTTGGCAACCAGAAGGGAATTGTACCCACACAATATCTAGAG ATCCACAAAGAGCCAGGAGTTGTCCCTAAAACCAGCGTATCTTCACCAAGAG ATTTAGAACCTCCAAAGGCAGCCCGAGTTGAAAGGGTAGCGCCGTCCACTCAG GAATTTAGAGAACCAGCAAGAGTGACCCCAAGTCACGAACAGCAGCCAAAGCAAAC ATATggtgagccaatcagagtacCAGTACAGCAGGCTCGCCCCAGTCCTAAAACTCAGTACAAAGAGCCAGAGCCCGCAATCGTACCTGCACAAGCTGTCCCTGACGAACACGAATTACACATGTCATTCATGGAGGGAGAAAGGTTCAAGGCCATGTATGGGTATTCGCCTCAGAATGAGGACGAGTTGCCCCTGGAGGAAGGAGAAGAGGTTTTTGTGCTTGAAAAGTGTGATGATGGATGGTTTGTTGGTCACTCCACGCGAACTGGTCTGTTTGGTACATTTCCAGGGAACTACGTGGTGCCATTAT GA